Proteins co-encoded in one Scatophagus argus isolate fScaArg1 chromosome 11, fScaArg1.pri, whole genome shotgun sequence genomic window:
- the esyt3 gene encoding extended synaptotagmin-3: MAPAGPAEGAGLGESLTIDGSTEKLSSPAVNRILMEFLIYFGRAVLVFYPVYLTGYLGLSISWVLLCMVMVSWWKKNRQWKDARIGTAIEFVDNEANLVHKELQSALQMATWVQFPDVEKVDWVNKVLEQAWPFFGMYMEKFLTGNIQSAVRLSSPALKTFKFTKIHFGHIPLRITGMKAYTHEVDQREVILDLNVSYEGDVDIDAVVKEPITAGVKGLKFKGMLRVILEPLIGDSPLVGGVTFFFIRRPILEINWTGMTNVLDSPAFSSLSEKTIIDIIASLMVLPNRMCVPLIDQVKVDQMRFPLPRGVVRVHLLEARDLVAKDTYMMGLVKGKSDPYATLRVGNRQVKSKTIKENLHPRWNEVYEFVVHEAPGQELEVELYDEDTDKDDFIGRYNLDLGEVKRDKKIDEWFSLEGVQHGDVHLKLQWFSLKADPSLLTESSDGFACAMLAVYLDNASNLPKDHSEISEHHKHGKHAKEARLTKRTACPNSFVEFSVDENIQKSRVVYSSKDPVWEQGFTFFVHNVKTQQLTVQVKEHEKKTQLGILKLPLSRLLNTSNMTIDQRFSLERSGASSQIKLKATLRILTVENPPPKMSLNPPPQGKQQGPQTNQGGNAHESAPAVASSSSQALSPNTAPAAQFSPMNRAADFQSDLNGDYPAHRRSSFLASEASRSSHSASNMRRFDSHSLLSENSIASSRFDLSEGAPYPEAIRNHQGSFGEIHLVIRYAILRKKLVVTVDGCRNLFPCSENGTDSYVRLYLLPDQSWRHRKRTHVKKRTVNPVFNDKFEFDVSLEEVQRRKLDVSVKNNKMFHIRERKDIGMVLIEFSEVDLVKGITGWFELTLPGLKKFN, encoded by the exons ATGGCACCCGCAGGACCGGCGGAGGGAGCGGGGCTCGGGGAAAGCCTGACGATTGACGGCAGCACGGAAAAGTTGAGCTCCCCTGCTGTCAATCGCATTCTGATGGAGTTCCTGATTTACTTTGGTAGAGCCGTACTCGTTTTCTATCCCGTGTACCTGACGGGATACCTGGGCCTCAGTATCAGCTGGGTTCTGCTGTGCATGGTGATGGTCTCCTGGTGGAAGAAGAATCGCCAATGGAAAGACGCCCGGATCGGAACCGCCATCGAGTTTGTGGATAATGAAGCGAATCTGGTCCACAAGGAGCTGCAAAGTGCCTTACAAATGGCAACATGG gtCCAATTTCCTGATGTTGAGAAAGTTGACTGGGTTAACAAG GTGTTGGAGCAGGCCTGGCCGTTCTTTGGGATGTACATGGAGAAGTTCCTTACAGGAAACATCCAGTCAGCCGTCAGGCTCTCCAGCCCCGCGCTCAAAACGTTCAAATTTACCAAAATCCACTTTGGACACATA CCTCTCAGGATCACTGGAATGAAGGCGTACACGCATGAGGTGGATCAGAGGGAGGTGATTCTGGACCTGAATGTAAG TTACGAAGGTGATGTGGACATCGACGCTGTGGTGAAGGAGCCAATCACAGCTGGTGTCAAAGGACTTAAG TTCAAGGGGATGCTGAGGGTCATTTTAGAGCCACTTATTGGTGATTCACCGCTGGTGGGAGGagtcactttcttcttcattcGCCGCCCT ATCCTTGAAATCAACTGGACTGGCATGACCAACGTTTTGGACAGCCCTGCCTTCAG TTCATTGTCTGAGAAGACCATCATTGACATCATTGCCTCGCTTATGGTGTTGCCCAACCGCATGTGTGTGCCCCTCATAGACCAGGTCAAAGTGGACCAGATGAGGTTCCCATTACCTCGT GGTGTGGTTAGGGTCCACTTGCTGGAAGCCAGAGACCTGGTGGCTAAGGACACTTACATGATGGGTTTGGTGAAAGGCAAATCAGACCCCTATGCAACACTCAGAGTCGGCAACCGACAAGTCAAAAGCAAGACCATCAAAGAGAATTTGCACCCCAGGTGGAATGAAGTGTATGAG tttgtcGTTCACGAAGCCCCTGGGCAAGAGTTAGAGGTGGAGCTTTATGATGAGGACACGGATAAAGATGACTTCATTGGAAG GTATAACCTTGATTTGGGAGAAGTGAAGAGGGACAAAAAAATTGATGAG TGGTTTTCTCTGGAAGGCGTTCAGCATGGAGACGTTCACCTGAAGCTCCAGTGGTTTTCTCTTAAGGCTGATCCCAGCCTGCTGACAGAG TCATCAGACGGCTTCGCTTGTGCTATGCTTGCAGTGTATCTGGACAACGCGTCAAACCTACCG AAAGACCACAGTGAGATCAGTGAGCATCACAAACATGGGAAGCACGCGAAGGAAGCCCGG ctcaCAAAGAGAACTGCCTGCCCAAACTCTTTTGTGGAATTTTCCGTTgatgaaaacattcagaaaagcAGG GTTGTGTATTCATCTAAGGACCCAGTGTGGGAGCAGGGATTCACCTTTTTTGTGCATAAtgtcaaaacacagcaactCACTGTTCAG GTCAAGGAGCACGAGAAGAAGACTCAGCTCGGCATCCTTAAATTGCCACTGAGTCGCCTCCTCAACACTTCCAACATGACCATTGACCAGCGCTTCTCGCTGGAACGCTCTGGAGCAAGCAGCCAGATCAAGCTGAAAGCCACGCTCAGG ATTCTTACTGTGGAAAATCCTCCACCCAAGATGAGCCTCAATCCTCCTCCACAAGGCAAACAACAAGGACCACAAACCAATCAAGGAGGAAACGCCCATGAATCCGCTCCCGCCGTtgcttcatcttcctctcaaGCACTTTCCCCCAACACCGCCCCTGCTGCCCAGTTCTCACCTATGAACCGGGCAGCTGATTTCCAGAGTGACTTGAATGGAGACTATCCAGCTCATCGCCGCAGCTCCTTCCTGGCCTCTGAAGCCTCGCGGTCATCTCATTCTGCATCAAACATGCGACGATTTGACTCTCACAGCCTGCTGTCGGAGAACTCCATCGCTTCTTCGCGTTTCGACCTTTCAGAGGGAGCCCCGTATCCAGA GGCCATCAGGAATCATCAAGGTTCGTTTGGGGAGATCCACCTGGTTATACGCTATGCCATCCTGAGGAAAAAACTCGTGGTCACAGTTGATGGCTGCAG GAACTTATTCCCCTGTAGTGAGAACGGCACTGACTCTTATGTCCGCCTGTATTTGCTCCCTGACCAATCCTGGAGACACCGCAAGAGGACACATGTCAAGAAGAGGACAGTCAATCCTGTCTTCAATGACAA GTTTGAATTTGATGTGTCA